In a genomic window of Mycolicibacter heraklionensis:
- a CDS encoding MogA/MoaB family molybdenum cofactor biosynthesis protein, with the protein MEQSRELAGRALVVVVDDRTAHGDEDHSGPLVTELLAEGGFMVDGVVAVAADEVEIRNALNTAVIGGVDLVVSVGGTGVTPRDVTPEATREILDREILGIAEALRASGLSAGIADAGLSRGLAGVSGSTLVVNLAGSRAAVRDGMATLNPLAAAIIGQLSSLEI; encoded by the coding sequence ATGGAGCAGTCCCGAGAACTCGCCGGCCGCGCCCTCGTCGTCGTTGTCGACGACCGCACCGCCCACGGCGATGAGGACCACAGTGGCCCGTTGGTCACCGAATTGTTGGCCGAGGGCGGGTTCATGGTCGACGGTGTGGTTGCCGTCGCCGCCGACGAGGTGGAGATCCGCAACGCGCTGAACACGGCGGTGATCGGCGGGGTCGACCTGGTCGTCTCGGTGGGCGGTACCGGGGTCACCCCGCGCGACGTCACCCCCGAGGCCACCCGCGAGATCCTGGACCGCGAGATCCTCGGCATCGCCGAGGCACTGCGGGCCTCCGGGTTGTCCGCCGGGATCGCCGACGCCGGGCTCTCGCGTGGCCTGGCCGGGGTCTCGGGCAGCACCCTGGTGGTCAACCTGGCCGGGTCCCGGGCGGCGGTGCGTGACGGGATGGCGACACTGAACCCGCTGGCCGCGGCGATCATCGGCCAACTGTCCAGCCTGGAGATCTAG
- a CDS encoding MscL family protein — protein MLKGFKNFLMRDDVITVAIGLVVALAFSNLVKAFTDSVINPLVSAAQPDTAGLGLGYQLGAEGNEATFIDLGAFISAIIYFVVFMATIYFFIVLPYKHIQKRRGKTVFGDPAPTKTCPECKSEIDPEATKCKFCASVQPAAA, from the coding sequence GTGCTCAAGGGATTCAAGAATTTCCTGATGCGCGATGACGTCATCACGGTGGCCATCGGTTTGGTGGTGGCGTTGGCGTTTTCCAACCTGGTCAAGGCTTTCACCGACAGCGTGATCAACCCGCTGGTCTCGGCCGCGCAGCCCGACACTGCCGGGCTGGGGCTGGGTTACCAATTGGGGGCGGAGGGTAACGAGGCGACATTCATCGACCTCGGCGCCTTCATCTCGGCGATCATCTACTTCGTCGTGTTCATGGCCACGATCTACTTCTTCATCGTGTTGCCCTACAAGCACATCCAGAAGCGACGTGGGAAGACGGTGTTCGGCGACCCGGCGCCCACCAAGACCTGCCCGGAGTGCAAATCGGAGATCGATCCCGAAGCGACAAAGTGCAAGTTCTGCGCCAGCGTGCAGCCCGCTGCGGCCTAA
- a CDS encoding acyl-CoA dehydrogenase family protein — MSIWTTPEREALRKTVRGFVEREILPHVDEWERSGELPRELHRKAADIGLLGAGFPEEVGGSGGDGADAVIVCEEMHQAGAPGGVFASLFTCGIAVPHMIASGDARLIEEFVRPTLAGEKIGSLAITEPGGGSDVGHLRTTARLDGDHYVVNGSKTFITSAVRADYVVTAVRTGGPGAAGVSLLVVEKGTPGFEVSRKLEKMGWRSSDTAELSYIDARVPTANLVGVENTGFAQIAAAFVSERVGLAAQAYASAQRCLDLTLTWCRDRETFGRPLISRQAVQNTLAEMARRIDVARVYTRHVVERQLAGEAFLIPEVCFAKNTAVEAGEWVANQAVQLFGGMGYMAESEVERQYRDMRIIGIGGGTTEILTSLAAKTLGYQS, encoded by the coding sequence GTGAGTATCTGGACCACCCCCGAACGCGAGGCGCTGCGCAAGACCGTGCGCGGTTTCGTCGAACGCGAAATTCTGCCGCACGTCGACGAGTGGGAACGCTCCGGCGAGCTGCCGCGCGAACTGCACCGCAAGGCCGCCGACATCGGCTTGCTGGGCGCGGGCTTCCCCGAGGAGGTCGGCGGCAGCGGCGGCGACGGCGCCGACGCGGTGATCGTCTGCGAGGAGATGCACCAGGCTGGGGCGCCGGGCGGCGTATTCGCCTCCCTGTTCACCTGCGGTATCGCGGTGCCGCACATGATCGCCTCGGGCGATGCTCGGCTCATCGAGGAGTTCGTCCGCCCCACGCTGGCCGGCGAGAAGATCGGTTCGCTGGCCATCACCGAGCCCGGCGGCGGCTCGGATGTCGGGCACCTGCGCACCACGGCGCGCCTTGACGGCGACCACTACGTGGTCAACGGCTCCAAGACCTTCATCACCTCCGCGGTGCGCGCCGACTATGTCGTCACCGCGGTCCGCACCGGCGGGCCGGGAGCGGCCGGGGTGTCGCTGCTGGTGGTCGAGAAGGGCACACCGGGCTTCGAGGTGAGCCGCAAGCTGGAGAAGATGGGCTGGCGATCCTCGGACACCGCCGAACTGTCCTACATCGACGCCCGGGTGCCGACGGCCAACCTGGTCGGCGTCGAGAACACCGGCTTCGCCCAGATCGCCGCGGCCTTCGTCTCCGAGCGGGTCGGGCTGGCCGCGCAGGCCTATGCCAGCGCGCAGCGCTGCCTGGATCTGACCCTGACCTGGTGCCGGGACCGGGAGACCTTCGGCCGGCCGCTGATCTCGCGGCAGGCGGTGCAGAACACCCTGGCCGAGATGGCCCGCCGCATCGATGTGGCCCGGGTCTACACCCGCCACGTCGTCGAGCGGCAGCTAGCCGGCGAAGCCTTCCTCATCCCGGAGGTGTGTTTCGCCAAGAACACCGCGGTGGAGGCCGGTGAGTGGGTGGCCAACCAGGCGGTGCAGCTGTTCGGCGGCATGGGCTATATGGCCGAGTCCGAGGTGGAGCGCCAGTATCGGGATATGCGCATCATCGGCATCGGCGGGGGAACCACCGAGATCCTGACCTCACTGGCCGCCAAGACCCTGGGATACCAATCGTGA
- a CDS encoding response regulator transcription factor, whose translation MATRVLVVDDDRAVRESLRRSLSFNGYSVSLATDGVEALEAITSDRPDAMILDVMMPRLDGLEVCRQLRSTGDDLPILVLTARDSVSERVAGLDAGADDYLPKPFALEELLARMRALLRRTTAEDLSESVAMSFEDLTLDPVTREVTRGDRQISLTRTEFALLEMLIANPRRVLTRSRILEEVWGFDFPTSGNALEVYIGYLRRKTEAEGEPRLIYTVRGVGYVLRETPP comes from the coding sequence ATGGCTACCCGGGTACTGGTTGTTGATGACGATCGCGCTGTGCGCGAGTCGTTGCGCAGGTCTCTGTCGTTCAATGGTTACTCGGTCTCGCTGGCCACCGACGGCGTCGAGGCGCTCGAGGCGATCACCAGCGACCGTCCGGACGCGATGATCCTGGACGTCATGATGCCGCGGCTGGACGGACTGGAAGTCTGTCGTCAGCTGCGTAGCACCGGTGACGACCTGCCGATCTTGGTGCTGACGGCCCGGGACTCGGTCTCCGAGCGGGTCGCCGGCCTGGATGCCGGCGCCGACGACTACCTGCCCAAGCCGTTCGCGCTGGAGGAACTGCTGGCGCGGATGCGGGCGCTGCTGCGCCGCACCACCGCCGAGGACCTGTCCGAATCGGTCGCGATGTCGTTCGAGGACCTGACGCTGGACCCGGTGACCCGCGAGGTCACCCGCGGCGACCGGCAGATCAGCCTGACCCGCACCGAGTTCGCCCTGTTGGAGATGTTGATCGCCAACCCGCGCCGGGTGCTGACCCGCAGCCGGATCCTCGAGGAGGTGTGGGGCTTCGACTTCCCCACCTCGGGCAACGCGCTGGAGGTCTACATCGGGTACCTGCGTCGCAAGACTGAAGCCGAAGGCGAGCCGCGGCTGATCTACACCGTGCGCGGGGTGGGTTACGTGCTTCGCGAGACTCCTCCCTGA
- a CDS encoding S1C family serine protease, whose amino-acid sequence MTNYPGYLPPPQQPERSNPTGAPVADQRGQSGYPGRAAQGSYPPPYDWRYAPHQGQQQHQQSAYRAAYDASYGRPGGPSGPGGPGGAQPKRSRAGGLVLGAVAIAAMSGVMGGVVGSALHSDHKPAATGSHPPSIQAPGVPAAVNLPDGSVEKVAAKVVPSVVMLETDLGRQSEEGSGIILSADGLILTNNHVVAAAAAKPDPANRPDPGSKLDPGKPDSGAKGAPRTMVTFADGRTAPFTVVGMDPASDIAVVRVQGVSDLTPITIGSSADLRVGQNVVAVGSPLGLEGTVTTGIVSALNRPVSTSGEAGNQNTVLDAIQTDAAINPGNSGGALVNMNGDLVGINSAIATMGGDSAEAQSGSIGLGFAIPVDQAKRIADELINSPDHTASHASLGVRVTSERSLHGAKVVEVVPGEAAAKAGLPEGATVTAFDKRPIGSADALVAAVRSKAPGDQVTLTYLDASGTSKTAQVTLGKAQQ is encoded by the coding sequence ATGACGAATTACCCCGGGTACCTCCCGCCGCCGCAACAACCGGAACGGTCCAACCCGACCGGTGCACCGGTGGCGGACCAACGCGGGCAGTCCGGTTATCCGGGCCGGGCCGCGCAGGGCTCGTACCCGCCGCCCTACGACTGGCGGTACGCCCCGCACCAGGGTCAGCAGCAGCATCAGCAGTCCGCCTATCGCGCCGCCTATGACGCCTCCTACGGCCGTCCCGGGGGCCCAAGCGGTCCGGGTGGTCCGGGCGGGGCACAGCCGAAGCGTTCCCGCGCCGGGGGCTTGGTGCTCGGGGCGGTAGCGATCGCGGCGATGTCCGGCGTGATGGGCGGTGTGGTGGGTTCGGCGCTGCACTCCGATCACAAGCCGGCCGCCACCGGAAGCCACCCGCCGAGCATTCAGGCCCCGGGTGTGCCGGCCGCGGTGAATCTGCCGGACGGCTCGGTGGAGAAGGTCGCGGCGAAGGTGGTGCCCAGTGTCGTCATGCTGGAGACCGATCTGGGACGCCAGTCCGAGGAGGGGTCGGGCATCATCCTGTCGGCTGACGGGCTGATCCTGACCAACAACCACGTGGTGGCCGCCGCTGCGGCTAAGCCCGACCCGGCCAACCGGCCCGACCCGGGCAGCAAGCTTGACCCGGGCAAGCCCGACAGCGGCGCCAAGGGGGCGCCGAGGACCATGGTGACTTTCGCCGATGGCCGCACAGCGCCGTTCACGGTGGTGGGCATGGACCCGGCCAGCGACATCGCCGTGGTGCGCGTCCAGGGCGTCTCGGACCTGACTCCGATCACAATCGGGTCCTCGGCGGACCTGCGGGTGGGTCAGAACGTGGTGGCGGTCGGGTCGCCCCTCGGACTGGAGGGCACGGTGACGACCGGGATCGTCAGCGCCCTCAACCGGCCCGTCTCCACCAGCGGCGAGGCGGGCAACCAGAACACGGTGCTCGACGCGATCCAGACCGATGCCGCCATCAACCCCGGCAACTCGGGCGGTGCTCTGGTCAACATGAACGGCGACCTGGTCGGGATCAACTCCGCGATCGCCACCATGGGCGGCGACTCCGCCGAAGCCCAGAGCGGCTCGATCGGCCTCGGCTTCGCGATCCCGGTGGATCAGGCCAAACGGATCGCCGACGAACTCATCAACTCGCCGGACCACACGGCGTCGCACGCCTCGCTGGGGGTGCGCGTGACCAGCGAGCGCAGCCTGCACGGCGCCAAGGTGGTCGAGGTGGTGCCCGGCGAGGCGGCCGCGAAGGCCGGACTGCCCGAGGGTGCGACGGTGACGGCGTTCGACAAGCGCCCGATCGGCAGCGCTGACGCGCTGGTGGCCGCGGTGCGCTCCAAGGCGCCCGGCGACCAGGTGACGCTGACCTATCTGGATGCCAGCGGCACGTCCAAGACTGCGCAGGTCACGCTGGGTAAAGCGCAGCAGTGA
- the rpmF gene encoding 50S ribosomal protein L32 gives MAVPKRRMSRANTRSRRAQWKAEATGLVNVTVAGRAHKVPRRLLKAARMGLIDLDRR, from the coding sequence ATGGCCGTGCCGAAACGCAGGATGTCGCGTGCGAACACTCGTAGTCGCCGCGCGCAGTGGAAGGCTGAGGCAACCGGCCTGGTCAATGTGACGGTCGCCGGCCGCGCGCACAAGGTGCCGCGCCGCCTGCTCAAAGCCGCGCGTATGGGCCTTATCGACCTCGACCGCCGCTAA
- a CDS encoding FmdB family zinc ribbon protein yields the protein MPTYSYACTECSNRFDVVQAFTDDALTTCEECNGRLRKIFGKVGVVFKGSGFYRTDSRESGKSGKSTSNGSSNGSGTASSSTSSDSSSGSGDSGTKSADSGTKSSDSAKASTASSTPATTSS from the coding sequence GTGCCCACCTACAGCTATGCCTGCACCGAGTGCAGCAACCGCTTCGACGTGGTCCAGGCCTTCACCGACGACGCGCTGACCACCTGCGAGGAGTGCAACGGCCGGCTGCGCAAGATCTTCGGCAAGGTCGGGGTGGTCTTCAAGGGCAGCGGCTTCTACCGCACCGACAGCCGGGAATCGGGCAAGTCCGGGAAGTCAACGTCCAATGGTTCCAGCAACGGCAGCGGCACCGCCAGCTCCAGCACCTCCAGCGACTCGAGCAGTGGTTCGGGCGACAGCGGAACCAAGTCGGCCGACAGCGGCACCAAGTCCAGTGACAGCGCCAAGGCCAGCACCGCGTCGTCAACCCCGGCGACCACCTCCAGCTAG
- a CDS encoding SAF domain-containing protein, giving the protein MGDSLNPTLSSRISQALRPDWTRTVRARRVTAAALVVLAGVAAIRSDPRGDRLDVVVASRDIAPGTALTVDDVSLESRLAQTVPDGAATDMAAVAQTTLAGPARRGEILTDVRLLGSRLTEAAAGPDARIVGVHPADAALIDLVRPGDVVDVVTVAPEDAAGPPGAARVLASGGIVVLVSDKHNHDERVVLVALPATAAVAVAGATLGQAVTLTLR; this is encoded by the coding sequence ATGGGCGACTCGCTCAACCCCACCCTGAGCAGCCGGATATCGCAGGCACTGCGCCCGGACTGGACCCGCACCGTGCGCGCCCGGCGCGTGACCGCAGCCGCCCTGGTGGTGCTGGCTGGCGTCGCGGCGATCCGCTCCGACCCGCGAGGCGACCGGCTCGACGTCGTGGTGGCAAGCCGCGACATCGCGCCCGGAACAGCCCTGACCGTCGACGATGTTTCTCTCGAAAGCCGTTTGGCCCAAACGGTTCCCGACGGAGCCGCCACCGATATGGCGGCGGTGGCGCAGACCACGCTGGCGGGCCCGGCCCGCCGTGGCGAAATACTCACCGATGTCCGTCTGCTGGGCAGCCGACTCACCGAGGCCGCCGCCGGACCCGATGCCCGCATCGTGGGTGTGCACCCGGCCGACGCCGCCCTGATCGATCTGGTGCGCCCCGGCGACGTCGTCGACGTCGTGACGGTCGCCCCCGAGGACGCCGCCGGTCCGCCGGGCGCCGCCCGGGTGCTCGCCAGCGGCGGGATCGTGGTGCTGGTGTCCGACAAGCACAATCACGACGAGCGGGTGGTCCTGGTGGCGTTGCCGGCCACCGCCGCGGTGGCGGTGGCCGGCGCCACGCTCGGTCAGGCCGTCACGCTTACCCTGCGCTGA
- a CDS encoding acyclic terpene utilization AtuA family protein has protein sequence MTAAVRIGNCSGFYGDRHAAMHEMLTGGELDYLTGDYLAELTMLILGRDRMKHPERGYAKTFLTQLEQCLGLALDQGVRIVANAGGLNPAGLADAVRELAHRLGIPARVAHVEGDDLLPRAAELGLGSPLTANAYLGAWGIVECLAGGADVVITGRVTDASVIVGPAAAHFGWARTDYDQLAGAVVAGHVIECGIQASGGNYSFFTEIPTEKLLHPGFPLAEIHADGSSVITKHPGTGGLVSVDTVTAQLLYEVTGARYANPDVTARMDSIELALDKTGGPDRVRISGVTGEAPPPTYKVSLNSIGGFRNSTTFVLTGLDIEAKAELVRTQLEAAMTVRPAELEWTLSRTDHPDADTEETASALLHCVVRDPDPANVGRKFSAAGIELALASYPGFCVTAPPGDGQVYGVFTPGYVDATQVPHVAVHADGTRVDIPSASETLELAPAADPELPEPLPAGPSRRAPLGAIAGARSGDKGGSANVGVWVRTDEQWRWLAHTLTTEMLRKLLPETAELPVTRHLLPKLRAVNFVIEGILGQGVAYQARFDPQAKGLGEWLRSRHLEIPERLLPEGTP, from the coding sequence ATGACAGCAGCCGTTCGGATCGGTAACTGCTCGGGGTTCTACGGCGACCGTCACGCCGCAATGCACGAGATGCTCACCGGTGGTGAACTGGACTACCTCACCGGTGACTACCTGGCCGAGCTGACCATGCTGATCCTGGGCCGCGACCGGATGAAGCACCCCGAACGCGGTTACGCCAAGACCTTCCTGACCCAGCTCGAACAATGCCTCGGACTGGCCCTCGACCAGGGCGTTCGCATCGTGGCCAACGCCGGCGGGCTCAACCCGGCCGGCCTGGCCGACGCGGTGCGCGAGCTGGCACACCGGCTGGGCATCCCGGCCCGCGTCGCCCACGTCGAAGGCGACGACCTGCTCCCGCGCGCCGCTGAGCTGGGGTTGGGCAGTCCCCTAACAGCAAATGCCTACCTGGGCGCCTGGGGCATCGTCGAGTGCCTGGCCGGCGGTGCCGACGTGGTGATCACCGGGCGCGTCACCGACGCCTCGGTCATCGTGGGACCCGCCGCCGCGCACTTCGGCTGGGCACGCACCGACTACGACCAGCTCGCCGGGGCCGTGGTGGCCGGCCACGTCATCGAGTGCGGCATCCAGGCCAGCGGCGGCAATTACTCCTTCTTCACCGAGATACCCACCGAGAAGTTGCTGCACCCCGGGTTCCCGCTCGCCGAGATCCACGCCGACGGGTCGTCGGTGATCACCAAGCATCCGGGCACCGGCGGGCTGGTCAGCGTCGACACCGTGACGGCGCAACTGCTCTACGAGGTGACCGGCGCGCGCTACGCCAACCCCGACGTCACCGCGCGCATGGACAGCATCGAACTGGCCTTGGACAAGACGGGCGGCCCGGACCGGGTGCGGATCTCCGGCGTGACCGGCGAGGCGCCGCCGCCCACCTACAAGGTCTCGCTGAACAGCATCGGCGGGTTCCGCAACTCCACCACCTTCGTGTTGACCGGCCTGGACATCGAGGCCAAGGCCGAGCTGGTGCGCACCCAGCTCGAGGCGGCCATGACCGTCCGGCCGGCCGAGCTGGAGTGGACGTTGTCGCGCACCGACCACCCCGACGCCGACACCGAGGAAACCGCCAGTGCCCTGCTGCACTGTGTGGTGCGCGACCCGGACCCGGCCAACGTGGGCCGCAAGTTCTCCGCGGCCGGCATCGAGCTCGCGCTGGCCAGCTATCCCGGGTTCTGCGTCACCGCCCCACCCGGTGACGGCCAGGTCTACGGGGTGTTCACCCCGGGCTATGTCGATGCCACGCAGGTGCCGCACGTCGCCGTGCACGCCGACGGTACCCGGGTGGACATCCCGTCCGCCTCGGAAACTCTTGAGCTGGCGCCGGCCGCCGATCCAGAGCTGCCCGAGCCGCTACCGGCCGGACCGAGCCGTCGGGCGCCCTTGGGGGCGATCGCCGGCGCCCGCAGCGGCGACAAGGGCGGCTCGGCCAACGTCGGGGTCTGGGTGCGCACCGATGAGCAGTGGCGCTGGCTGGCCCACACGCTGACCACTGAGATGTTGCGGAAGCTGCTTCCGGAAACCGCCGAGTTGCCCGTCACCCGTCACCTGCTGCCGAAGTTGCGCGCGGTGAACTTCGTGATCGAGGGCATCCTCGGGCAGGGAGTGGCCTACCAGGCCCGATTCGACCCGCAGGCCAAGGGACTGGGCGAATGGCTGCGCAGCCGTCATCTCGAGATACCCGAACGACTCCTACCAGAAGGGACCCCGTGA
- a CDS encoding acyl-CoA carboxylase subunit beta, whose product MTTLKSTLDPNSPAYTDAASALTDKLAEIDAEHAKALAGGGPKYVDRHHSRGKLTARERIEALIDADSPFLELCPLAAWGSAFQVGASLVTGIGAVEGVECMIVANDPTVKGGTSNPWTLRKILRANKIALENRLPVISLVESGGADLPTQKEVFIPGGQMFRDLTRLSAAGIPTIALVFGNSTAGGAYVPGMSDHVVMIKERSKVFLAGPPLVKMATGEESDDESLGGAEMHSRTSGLGDYLANDELDAVRIGRRIVARLNWTKKGPKPATVVEPIYDAEELIGIVPADLRIPFDPREVIARIVDGSDFDEFKPLYGSSLVTGWARLHGYPIGILANARGVLFSEESQKATQFIQLANRSNTPLLFLHNTTGYMVGKDYEEGGMIKHGSMMINAVSNSTVPHISLLLGASYGAGHYGMCGRAYDPRFLFAWPSAKSSVMGGAQLAGVLSIVNRAATEARGQQVDEQADAAMRAMVEGQIEAESLPLVLSGMLYDDGVIDPRDTRTVLGMCLSAIANGPIEGTSNFGVFRM is encoded by the coding sequence GTGACGACCCTGAAGTCCACCCTGGACCCCAACTCCCCCGCCTACACCGACGCGGCGTCCGCGCTGACCGACAAACTCGCCGAGATCGATGCCGAGCACGCCAAGGCACTCGCCGGCGGCGGACCCAAGTACGTGGACCGCCACCATTCCCGCGGCAAGCTCACTGCCCGGGAGCGCATCGAAGCGCTGATCGACGCCGACTCACCGTTCCTGGAGCTGTGCCCGCTGGCTGCCTGGGGCAGCGCCTTCCAGGTCGGTGCCAGCCTGGTCACCGGGATCGGCGCGGTCGAAGGCGTGGAGTGCATGATCGTCGCCAACGACCCGACGGTCAAAGGCGGCACCTCCAACCCGTGGACGCTGCGCAAGATCCTGCGGGCCAACAAGATCGCTTTGGAAAACCGGCTTCCGGTGATCTCCCTGGTGGAATCCGGCGGAGCGGACCTGCCCACCCAGAAGGAAGTCTTCATCCCCGGCGGCCAGATGTTCCGCGACCTGACTCGACTGTCGGCCGCCGGCATCCCGACCATCGCGCTGGTATTCGGCAACTCCACCGCCGGCGGGGCCTATGTGCCCGGCATGTCCGATCACGTGGTGATGATCAAGGAACGGTCCAAGGTATTCCTGGCCGGGCCGCCACTGGTGAAGATGGCCACCGGCGAGGAGTCCGACGACGAGTCGCTCGGCGGTGCCGAGATGCACTCGCGCACTTCGGGGCTGGGTGACTACCTCGCCAACGACGAGCTTGACGCGGTGCGGATCGGTCGGCGGATCGTGGCCCGGCTGAACTGGACCAAGAAGGGCCCGAAGCCGGCCACCGTCGTCGAACCCATCTACGACGCCGAAGAGCTGATCGGCATCGTGCCCGCAGACCTGCGCATCCCGTTCGACCCGCGAGAGGTGATCGCACGGATCGTCGACGGCTCCGACTTCGATGAGTTCAAGCCGCTCTACGGGTCGTCGTTGGTGACGGGCTGGGCGCGGCTACACGGATATCCGATCGGCATCCTGGCCAACGCGCGAGGCGTGCTGTTCAGTGAGGAATCTCAGAAGGCCACCCAGTTCATCCAGTTGGCCAACCGCTCCAACACCCCACTGTTGTTCCTGCACAACACCACCGGCTACATGGTGGGCAAGGACTACGAAGAGGGCGGCATGATCAAGCACGGCTCGATGATGATCAACGCCGTGTCCAACTCGACGGTGCCGCACATCTCGCTGCTGCTCGGCGCGTCGTATGGGGCGGGGCACTACGGCATGTGTGGACGCGCCTACGATCCGCGTTTTCTGTTCGCCTGGCCGTCGGCCAAGTCCTCGGTGATGGGCGGGGCACAGCTCGCGGGCGTGCTGTCCATCGTGAACCGGGCGGCCACCGAGGCCCGCGGGCAGCAGGTCGACGAGCAGGCCGATGCCGCCATGCGCGCCATGGTCGAAGGGCAGATCGAAGCCGAGTCGCTGCCGCTCGTGCTGTCCGGGATGCTCTACGACGACGGGGTGATCGACCCCCG
- a CDS encoding HAMP domain-containing sensor histidine kinase, translated as MQSFRRRQGEEAKKTSLSLRWRVMLLAMSMVALVVVLMAVAVYAVISAALYNDIDNQLQSRAEMLIASGSLAADPRKAIEGTAYSDVNAMLVNPGRSIYTANQPGQRLPVGQQEKAVIRGELFLSRRTASGQRVLAVHLPNGSTLLISKSLAPTRAVTMKLRWVLLVVGGVGVVVAAVAGGMVTRTGLRPVGRLTEAAERVARTDDLRPIPVYGSDELARLTEAFNAMLRALAESRERQARLVADAGHELKTPLTSLRTNVELLMASAAPGAPQLPEEEMAELRADAIGQIEELSTLVGDLVDLTRDDQREVAYEQVDITEVVDRSMERVRRRRNDIEFDIQVVPWHVYGDAAGLSRAVLNLLDNAAKWSPSGGVVGLRMRQLDPTHVEMIVSDEGPGIPENQRELVFERFYRSDSARAMPGSGLGLAIVKQVVLKHGGAITIGETVPGGHPPGTSFRMVLPGGPTSAEQVPAAAVTGASQST; from the coding sequence ATGCAATCCTTCCGCCGTCGACAGGGTGAAGAGGCGAAGAAGACCTCCCTGTCGCTGCGCTGGCGGGTGATGCTGCTGGCGATGTCGATGGTGGCATTGGTGGTGGTGTTGATGGCGGTGGCCGTCTACGCCGTTATTTCGGCTGCGCTCTACAACGACATCGACAATCAGTTGCAGAGTCGCGCGGAGATGCTGATCGCCAGCGGCTCGCTGGCCGCCGATCCGCGCAAGGCGATCGAGGGCACCGCCTACTCCGACGTCAACGCCATGCTGGTCAATCCGGGCCGGTCGATCTACACCGCCAATCAGCCCGGCCAGCGGCTGCCGGTCGGGCAGCAGGAGAAGGCCGTCATCCGCGGTGAGCTGTTCCTGTCGCGCCGCACCGCATCCGGCCAGCGGGTCTTGGCCGTGCACCTGCCCAACGGCAGCACGCTGTTGATCTCCAAGAGCTTGGCGCCCACCCGGGCGGTGACGATGAAGCTGCGGTGGGTGCTGCTGGTCGTCGGCGGGGTGGGTGTCGTGGTGGCCGCGGTGGCCGGCGGGATGGTCACCAGAACGGGCCTCCGGCCGGTGGGCCGGCTGACCGAGGCGGCCGAACGGGTGGCGCGCACCGACGACCTGAGACCGATCCCCGTCTATGGCAGCGACGAATTGGCCCGCCTCACCGAAGCGTTCAACGCCATGTTGCGGGCCCTGGCCGAGTCGCGGGAGCGGCAGGCGCGGCTGGTCGCCGACGCCGGGCATGAGTTGAAGACCCCGTTGACGTCGCTGCGCACCAACGTCGAGCTGTTGATGGCGTCCGCGGCGCCGGGCGCCCCGCAGCTGCCCGAGGAGGAGATGGCCGAACTGCGTGCCGACGCAATCGGTCAGATCGAGGAATTGTCCACGCTGGTGGGCGATTTGGTGGACCTCACCCGCGACGACCAGCGTGAGGTCGCCTACGAACAGGTCGACATCACCGAGGTCGTCGACCGCAGCATGGAGCGGGTCCGGCGGCGCCGCAACGACATCGAGTTCGACATCCAGGTGGTGCCCTGGCACGTGTACGGCGACGCCGCGGGTCTGTCCCGTGCGGTGCTCAACCTGCTCGACAACGCGGCCAAGTGGAGCCCGTCGGGCGGGGTGGTGGGATTGCGGATGCGCCAGCTCGACCCGACGCACGTGGAGATGATCGTGTCGGACGAGGGGCCGGGAATCCCGGAGAACCAACGGGAGTTGGTCTTCGAGCGCTTCTACCGGTCGGACTCCGCACGTGCCATGCCTGGATCCGGGCTGGGGCTGGCGATCGTCAAACAGGTGGTGCTCAAACACGGTGGGGCGATCACCATCGGAGAGACCGTCCCCGGCGGGCATCCGCCCGGCACATCGTTCCGGATGGTGCTGCCCGGCGGGCCCACGTCGGCGGAACAAGTACCGGCCGCAGCAGTCACAGGCGCTTCTCAGTCCACGTAG